A window from Synechococcus sp. MU1643 encodes these proteins:
- a CDS encoding bifunctional pantoate--beta-alanine ligase/(d)CMP kinase, translating into MSTQPELESFRVNLSGPLQFVPTMGGLHQGHGELIRLAAAHGPVLVSVFVNPLQFGPAEDFDRYPRTLEADRVLAERSGAHALWAPSIDAIYPSGVQSAVSRSAPADLQTQLCGASRPGHFDGVVTVVARLLQLVEPSCLWLGEKDWQQLVILRRLVADLDMDVAVRAVPTVRELDGLALSSRNQYLSFADRAQATALPSALCCADPTDPETSVRQSLGEAGLEVEYVERVDPYTLQPCGSETAISLLAAAVRCGRTRLIDHVFLMTRQPLVAIDGPAGAGKSTVTRAFAEQMGLVYLDTGAMYRSVTWLVQQNGVAPQDAASIAPLLKDLDLQLRSLPGGGQQVLVNGQDVSDAIRSPDVTASVSAVAAHRCVRQALTAQQKAMGAKGGLVAEGRDIGTAVFPDADLKVFLTATVGERARRRALDLEQRGFPVPERSELEAQIAERDHLDSTREEAPLVQAGDAVELVTDGMSIEAVIDALVGQFRSRVAEEAWPTPAG; encoded by the coding sequence ATGGGCCTGTACTGGTGAGTGTGTTCGTCAACCCACTCCAATTCGGGCCAGCTGAAGATTTTGATCGCTACCCGCGAACGCTCGAAGCGGATCGGGTTTTAGCCGAACGCTCTGGCGCTCATGCCCTCTGGGCCCCGAGTATCGATGCCATCTATCCAAGTGGGGTCCAGTCAGCGGTATCGCGCTCAGCACCGGCAGACCTGCAGACCCAGCTTTGTGGAGCCTCCCGTCCAGGTCACTTCGATGGTGTGGTCACGGTCGTGGCTCGGCTGCTGCAGCTGGTGGAGCCGTCTTGCCTTTGGCTGGGTGAAAAGGACTGGCAGCAGCTGGTGATCCTGCGCCGGCTGGTGGCCGATCTCGATATGGACGTAGCAGTCCGGGCCGTTCCCACCGTTCGTGAACTTGATGGTCTTGCCTTGAGCTCCCGCAACCAGTACCTCTCCTTTGCTGATAGGGCTCAAGCCACTGCTCTGCCGTCGGCGTTGTGCTGTGCCGATCCCACCGATCCCGAAACCTCAGTGCGCCAGAGCCTCGGTGAAGCAGGCCTTGAGGTGGAGTATGTAGAGAGGGTCGACCCGTACACACTTCAGCCCTGTGGGTCTGAAACGGCCATCTCACTGTTGGCAGCGGCGGTGCGTTGCGGCAGGACCCGATTGATCGATCACGTCTTTCTGATGACCCGCCAGCCTCTTGTTGCAATTGATGGCCCTGCCGGTGCTGGCAAAAGCACCGTCACCCGGGCCTTTGCTGAGCAGATGGGGCTGGTCTACCTCGACACCGGCGCGATGTACCGGTCGGTGACCTGGTTGGTGCAACAGAACGGTGTGGCCCCCCAGGATGCTGCGTCCATAGCACCGCTGTTGAAGGATCTCGACCTTCAGCTGCGGTCGCTGCCTGGTGGCGGCCAGCAGGTGTTGGTGAACGGGCAGGACGTGAGCGACGCGATTCGCTCGCCGGACGTCACAGCCTCGGTTTCGGCTGTGGCCGCGCACCGTTGCGTCAGGCAAGCGCTGACCGCTCAACAGAAAGCAATGGGTGCAAAGGGTGGCTTGGTGGCAGAGGGCCGCGACATTGGCACCGCTGTTTTCCCGGATGCTGATCTGAAGGTGTTCCTTACGGCGACGGTGGGTGAGCGGGCCCGGCGCCGGGCTCTTGATCTGGAGCAGCGGGGCTTCCCGGTGCCTGAGCGATCTGAGCTCGAAGCACAGATCGCCGAACGGGATCACCTCGACAGCACGCGTGAGGAGGCTCCTCTGGTGCAGGCGGGGGATGCGGTGGAGCTCGTGACCGATGGCATGAGCATTGAGGCTGTGATCGATGCCCTGGTGGGGCAGTTCCGCTCTCGGGTGGCCGAAGAAGCCTGGCCTACGCCGGCGGGCTGA
- a CDS encoding low molecular weight protein-tyrosine-phosphatase — protein sequence MTQKLLFVCLGNICRSPAAEGVFLHLLQERGLSDQFVVDSAGTGGWHVGNPADRRMQAAANRRGIELPSRARQISLDDFSSFDLVLTMDDDNLTAVQGLAREAGPRATASIKPMLSYARGFSETEVPDPYYGGEAGFEHVLDLLEDACANLVDELSPPA from the coding sequence ATGACCCAGAAACTGTTGTTCGTCTGCCTCGGCAATATCTGCCGCTCACCAGCGGCCGAAGGCGTCTTCCTGCATCTGCTTCAAGAGCGTGGCCTCAGTGATCAGTTCGTGGTGGATTCCGCCGGAACAGGCGGATGGCATGTGGGTAATCCGGCGGACCGACGCATGCAGGCTGCAGCCAACCGTCGCGGCATTGAGCTGCCTAGCCGCGCACGACAGATCAGCCTCGACGATTTCTCGAGTTTCGATCTGGTGCTGACCATGGACGACGACAATCTCACGGCCGTCCAAGGACTGGCTCGCGAAGCAGGGCCTCGAGCAACGGCCAGCATCAAGCCAATGCTCAGCTATGCACGGGGATTCTCCGAAACGGAGGTGCCTGATCCCTATTACGGGGGCGAGGCGGGCTTCGAGCATGTGCTCGATCTGCTGGAGGACGCCTGCGCCAACCTGGTCGACGAACTCAGCCCGCCGGCGTAG